The sequence TCGGGAGCCAGTCGACCGCGTCGGACGGGGCCGGGATGTCCTGGTTGACGTGCTGGAACGCCACCTGGATGGGCGTCTCGCCCGTGTACGGCTGCGCGCCGGTCAGCATCTCGTACAGCAGGATCCCGCAGGCGTAGACGTCCGTGCGGGCGTCGCTCGCACCGCGCACGACGAGCTCCGGGGCCAGGTACGCGACCGTGCCGAGCACCGTGCCCGTCGTCGTCGACGTCACCTCCGTGACGGCGCGCGCGAGGCCGAAGTCGGCGAGCTTGACCCGGTCGTCGGTCGCGAGCAGGACGTTCTCCGGCTTGATGTCGCGATGGACCAGGCCGGCCCGGTGCGCGACGGCCAGCGCGTCGAGCACCGCCTCCGCGATGCGCAGCGCGTCCGCGACCGTGAGCGCACCCTGCTCGGCGAGCCGACGGCGCAGGTTGGTGCCGTCGACGTACTCCATGGTCAGGTAGCTGGTCTCGCCGTCGACACCCTGGTCGTAGACCCCGACCAGACCGGGGTGCGTGAGCCGGGCGGCCGCCCGTGCCTCCCGGCGGAACCGGGCCTCGAAGTCCGTGCCGGACGTGCCCTCCGCGAGGTGCGGGTGCATCACCTTGAGGGCGACGTCGCGGTCGAGCCGACGGTCCACCGCGAGGTACACCGTGGCCATGCCACCGCGGGCGATCCGGGACACGACCTCGTACCGCCCGTCGACCAGGCGGCCGACGAGCGGATCGGTCACGGTTGCTCCCACGCCGCGAGTGTACGGTCGCCGTCAGGCTGTGCCGTGGAGCGCGCGCGGACCGTGGAGGAACCTCCTCAGAACCGCCCCATCAGGGTCTGCACGTTCGCGACGTAGCGACGCGTGTCCGAGAACATGCCGTACTTCCGCACCGAGCTCGCGCCCTGGTAGTACCCGGCGATCGCGCTCGGCAGGTCGGGCGAGATCCGCAGGAGCGCCTGGAGGATCACGACGCCGGCGGTGACGTTGTCGTCGGGGTCGAGCAGGTTGAGCTCGCGGCCGACGAGGTCCGACGCCCAGTCGCCCGCGCTCGGGATGACCTGCATGGTGCCGATCGCGTTGGCGGGGGACACGGCCGTGTGGTTGAAGCCCGACTCCTGGAACGCGACCGCCTGGGCGAGCCGCGGGTCCACGCCGTAGGCGCGCGCGGTCGCGGCGACCTTGGCCTGCATCTGCGACGGGCTGGGCACGCCCGCCGCGAGGAGGGCCCGCTTGTTGGCGTTGGCCGCGTCGACGACGTCGCGCGCGTAGGTCCGCCCCTCGAAGGTGTCCCCGACGAGCGGCGTCCCGGGCTGCGGGGTCGACGGCGCGGTGCTCCCGCTGAGCCGCAGGGTCTGGCCCACCCGGATCATGGCGTCGGAGCCGAGGTGGTTGGCGGAGACGATCGCGGAGACCGTGGTCCCGTGGCGCGCGGCGATCCCCGAGACGGTGTCACCCGCGCGGACCGTGTAGGTGCTGGCGGTCGGGGTCGGCGTACCGGTGCGTGGAGCGGTCGAGCCCGCCGTCGGGATCGTGAGCCGCTCGCCGACGACGATCATGGCGTCCGATCCCAGCCCGTTGGCCGCGACGATGGACGCGATCGACGAGCCGGTGCGCATCGCGATGCCGCTGACCGTGTCGCCCGGGCGGACCGTGTAGGTCGTGCTCGTCGCGGGCGCCGAGGTCTGCGGCGCGGTGGTGCCCGACGCGCGGGGGATGGTCAGGACCTGGCCCTCGCGGATCCGCGAGACGTCCGGCAGGGCGTTCGCCGACGCGATCGCCGCGACGCTCGCCCCCGTGCGCAGCGCGATGTGGCTCACGGTGTCGCCGGCGCGCACGGTGTAGGTCGAGCCGTCGGCGGCGTGCGCGGCGCCCGAGGTGGACACGGACATCGCGACGAGCGCGAGCGTGGCCCCGGTGCCGGTGGCGGCGCGGCGACGGAGGTCGTTCGTGCGCGGCGCGGTCGCGTTGGGCGTCATGGCGGTCCCCCGAGTGGTGTGGCGCAAGTGCAGCAGAGTGTCTGGTGTTACTGGTGTGACAGAAGTGAACGTAGCCGAGGTGCGGCGCGCTGGAAAGCCCCGGGGGACCTCGTCGCCCGCTCGGCGCAGCGGCGGCGCGCCGGAGCGGGCGGCGCGCGGCGGACCCCGCCGGAGCCGTCGGGCGTTGCGTAACCTGTGCGGGTGACCACACCTGCAGACGCTCTCGAGACCCTCGTCGACACCTGGTTGACGCTGCCCGACGTCGCGGAGCGCGTCGGCCTCGACGTGGGCAAGGTGCGGCGGATGCTGCAGGAGCGCCGCCTGGTGGGCGTGCGTCGCGGCGAGCCTCGCGTCCTGTCGGTGCCGGAGCGGTTCCTGGTCCCGGCACGTACGCCCGACGAGCGTGACGCGGCCGCGACGGGGGAGTGGGTCGCGCTGCCCTGGCTGCAGGGCACGCTCACGGTCCTGGCGGACGCCGGCTTCTCCGACGAGGAGGCGATCGTCTGGCTCTTCACGCCCGACGACACGCTGCCGGGCACGCCGATCGACGCGCTGCGGGCCGGCCAGAAGACGGAGATCCGGCGCCGGGCGCAGGCCGAGCTCTAGCCGTCCCTCGGGTCGGCCCGTCGGTCAGGCCTGGCGGTCGACGGTCGCGTGCGCGAGCAGGGTCAGGACGCCGGCGGCCGGGTCGGGCCAGGCGCGTGCCTCGATTGCGGCGAACGCCGTGCCGGCGAGCTCGTCGATCAGCTGCTCCACCTCGGCGAGGGCGCCGGTCGCCGCGATCGCGTCGGCCGTCGTCGCGACCTGCTCGTCGGACAGCGACCGGTCGCCCAGGCCGGTGCGCAGGAGCGCCGCCGTCCGCTCGTCGCCCCGGGACGTCGCGGCGCGCAGCGCGCGGACGACCAGGACGGTCCGCTTCCCCTCGCGCAGGTCGTCGCCGGCGGGCTTGCCGGTCGTCGCCGGGTCGCCGAAGACCCCGAGCACGTCGTCGCGCAGCTGGAAGGCCTCGCCCAGCGCCAGGCCCAGCTCCCGGAGCGCGGCCACGTCCCCGGGCGACGCGTCCGCGAGGGAGGCGCCGAGCACGAGGGGGTGCTCGACGCTGTACCGCGCGGACTTGGCGCGGATCACCTGGCGCGCGCGGGCCTCGTCGGCCTCCGCGTCCTGGCCCCACGGCTGGGACTGCGCCAGCACGTCGAGGTACTGGCCGACGGTGACCTCGGTGCGCATGAGGTCGAACACGCCGCGGGCGCGGGCGGCGGCGCCGGCGGGGAACGAGGTCAGCGCCTCGGCGAAGACCTCCTCGCTCGCGACGAGGGCGAGGTCGCCGAGCAGGATCGCTGCCGACGCGCCGAAGTGCTCCGCGTCGCCCTGCAGCCCGAGCTCGCCGTGCATCGCGGCGAACGCGCGGTGCGCGGCCGGGCGGCCGCGGCGCGTGTCGGAGTCGTCCATGACGTCGTCGTGGAACAGGGCTGCGGCCTGGAACAGCTCGAGCGCGGCACCCACCTGGAGCACCGCCGTGGCCGCGGTGGTCCCCGGCTCGCCGCCGTGCGCGCGCCAGGACCAGTAGCAGAACGCGGCACGCAGCCGCTTCCCGCCGCGCAGCATGGTCTCGACCGCGTCGGCGAGCACGTCCGCGTCCGGGCCGACCGACGCCAGGCGCGCGCGCAGCGCCGCGACGTGGGCGGCGAGCGCGTCGTCCACCCCGGCGCGGACGCCCTCGAGGTCGACGAGGGCGGCGGGCGTCGCGGGGGTCGGGCTCACGCCCGGCAGCCTAGGCGACCGCGACGCGACCACCGAGAGTCAGCGTGCGCACGCCGTCGCGGTCGAGCACGGCGACCGTGAGCACCTCGCCCGTGTGGCGGGCGAACGTGGACTCGGCGGCGACGCCCGCGGGCGGGGTCGCGACGGGGGTCTCGGTGAAGCCCGCGTCCTCGAGGCCACCGCGCAGCTGGTCCATGAGCTCGTCGGCGGTGAGGGTCGTGCGCAGGTTCAGGCTGATCTCGACGAGGTCGCCTCCCGCCACGGGCTGCGCGGTCGAGACCAGGATGTCCGCGTCGTCGGGCAGGTCGACCAGGTCGGGCGGGAAGTCCTCGGCGAGCGCGCCCACCGTGGAGTGCGCCGTGTCCGGCAGGTCCAGCGGCGCCTGCGAGGACAGGTCCGCCGCGGCGCTCGCCGAGCTCGCGGGTGCGGTCGCCTCGTCGAGCCGCGCGGGCGCCGAGGTGCTGCACGCGGCCACGCCGGTCAGGAGGCCGGTCAGTGCGGTCAGGAGCGCGGTCCCGACGAGGGCGCGGGCGGCGGGGCGGTACGGCACCGGGTCAGGGTAGCGAGCCGACCCCAGGCCCCGAGCCGTCGCGCTCGTCCACATTCGGGCCGAGGCGCCGCCGTCGGGTCCGCGGCTGCGATGGGCTCCGGGCATGACGACGACGACGCTGCGGGTGCACGAGCCCCGCGAGATCATCTCCCTGGTCCCGTACCGCCTGGGCTTCCGGCCGCGGGACAGCGTGGTCGCGGTGAGCCTGCGGGCGCCGCGCGGGCGGGTCGGCGTCGTGATGCGCGTCGACCTCGACGCCATGGGGGACCCGGTGCTCGGGTCGCAGGTCGCACGAGCGGTGGTCGGCACGCTCGGCAAGGACCGGGCGACGTCGTCCGTCCTCGTCGTGTACACCGACGACGACCCGCGGGGCAGGCCGGGTCCGGTCGAGCGTGCGGTGCACCACTACCGGGAGGCGAGCGACGCGCTCCTGGGGCCGGCGGCCGTGTGGGTCGTGACGGCCTCGGGCTACCTGTCCTTCGACTGCGCGCGACCGTGCTGCCCGCCGGGCGGCCGGCCCCTGCGGGAGCTCGACTCCACGCAGGTGGCCGCCCGCATGGTCCTCGCGGGGACCGCCGTCGCCGAGTCGCGCGACGCGCTGGTCCGGTTCGCCCTCGCGGACCCGGACCGGCGGCGGGTCGTCGCACGCTCGCGGCGACGGTGGGAGCGGCGTGGTGCCGAGGCGCTGGTGCGCGGTCCCGCCGCCGTCGAGGAGTGGCGGGCCGCGTCGCTCGCGGCGTGGCGCACGGCCGTCTCCGTCGCCGCGGGGACCGCACCCACGGGCGGCCACGCCCCGTGGGGACGGGTCGAGGCCGGGCTGCGGGACCGTCGGGTCCGCGACGCGGTGCTCGCGACGCTCGTGCCCGGCGTGGGCGACCTGCCCGAGCGGAGCCTGCGGGGCCGCCGGACGCCGGCGGACGTCGACGCCGAGATGGGCCGGGTGACCGCGCGGATCATGGGGTCCGCCGACGGGCGGCCGCCCGTGCTCGAGGCGACGCGGACGCACGAGGCCGCGCTGGAGGGCGTGGTCGTCCACGGGCTGCGCGACCGTCAGGCGCCGGCGCTGACGCTGCTCGGCCTCCTCGCCTGGTGGCGCGGCGACGGTGCGCGCGCCTCGGTCCTCCTCGCCCGCGCACTGGGTGACGACCCCGAGTACCGGCTCGCGGCGCTGCTGGACGCGGCGCTCACCGCCGGGCTGGCGCCCGGGTGGGCGCGGACCGAGGAGCGGGGGACCGACGGCGCCCGATGACCCGTGGACGGAGCCGGCGGTCCGCCTCGCGTGCACCCCGGACCGCGGCCGCTCGTCGCCGCGCACGTGGCGCCGCGGCCCGCGGCGTCCGCGCAGGTGGAGCGGCGGCCCGTGCGGCGGTACGGTCAGGCCACAACGGTCGAAGGCGTCGAGGGGGAGGTCCGCATGGGCATCGTGGTCGGCTACCTGGCGACGCCGGAGGGGCGAGCGGCTCTCGACGCCGCGGTCCAGGAGGCCGCGGTCCGCGGCCGGCCCGTCGTGGTCGTGGTGAGCACGCGTCCCGACGAGGCGGAGGACCAGCGCGCCGCCGTCGAGGAGGAGCTCGGGCGCGTGGCGGAGGACCTGCGCGGCCGCGGGGTCGAGCACGAGGTGCGGATGCTCGGCGGCGGCGGGGACGTCGCCGACGACCTCATCGC is a genomic window of Cellulomonas fulva containing:
- a CDS encoding polyprenyl synthetase family protein, whose product is MSPTPATPAALVDLEGVRAGVDDALAAHVAALRARLASVGPDADVLADAVETMLRGGKRLRAAFCYWSWRAHGGEPGTTAATAVLQVGAALELFQAAALFHDDVMDDSDTRRGRPAAHRAFAAMHGELGLQGDAEHFGASAAILLGDLALVASEEVFAEALTSFPAGAAARARGVFDLMRTEVTVGQYLDVLAQSQPWGQDAEADEARARQVIRAKSARYSVEHPLVLGASLADASPGDVAALRELGLALGEAFQLRDDVLGVFGDPATTGKPAGDDLREGKRTVLVVRALRAATSRGDERTAALLRTGLGDRSLSDEQVATTADAIAATGALAEVEQLIDELAGTAFAAIEARAWPDPAAGVLTLLAHATVDRQA
- a CDS encoding LysM peptidoglycan-binding domain-containing protein, with the translated sequence MTPNATAPRTNDLRRRAATGTGATLALVAMSVSTSGAAHAADGSTYTVRAGDTVSHIALRTGASVAAIASANALPDVSRIREGQVLTIPRASGTTAPQTSAPATSTTYTVRPGDTVSGIAMRTGSSIASIVAANGLGSDAMIVVGERLTIPTAGSTAPRTGTPTPTASTYTVRAGDTVSGIAARHGTTVSAIVSANHLGSDAMIRVGQTLRLSGSTAPSTPQPGTPLVGDTFEGRTYARDVVDAANANKRALLAAGVPSPSQMQAKVAATARAYGVDPRLAQAVAFQESGFNHTAVSPANAIGTMQVIPSAGDWASDLVGRELNLLDPDDNVTAGVVILQALLRISPDLPSAIAGYYQGASSVRKYGMFSDTRRYVANVQTLMGRF
- a CDS encoding Rv2175c family DNA-binding protein, translated to MTTPADALETLVDTWLTLPDVAERVGLDVGKVRRMLQERRLVGVRRGEPRVLSVPERFLVPARTPDERDAAATGEWVALPWLQGTLTVLADAGFSDEEAIVWLFTPDDTLPGTPIDALRAGQKTEIRRRAQAEL
- a CDS encoding universal stress protein, with the translated sequence MGIVVGYLATPEGRAALDAAVQEAAVRGRPVVVVVSTRPDEAEDQRAAVEEELGRVAEDLRGRGVEHEVRMLGGGGDVADDLIATAEEVGAELVVIGLRRRSPVGKLILGANAQRVLFDAPCPVLTVKPAAR
- a CDS encoding DUF4192 domain-containing protein, producing the protein MTTTTLRVHEPREIISLVPYRLGFRPRDSVVAVSLRAPRGRVGVVMRVDLDAMGDPVLGSQVARAVVGTLGKDRATSSVLVVYTDDDPRGRPGPVERAVHHYREASDALLGPAAVWVVTASGYLSFDCARPCCPPGGRPLRELDSTQVAARMVLAGTAVAESRDALVRFALADPDRRRVVARSRRRWERRGAEALVRGPAAVEEWRAASLAAWRTAVSVAAGTAPTGGHAPWGRVEAGLRDRRVRDAVLATLVPGVGDLPERSLRGRRTPADVDAEMGRVTARIMGSADGRPPVLEATRTHEAALEGVVVHGLRDRQAPALTLLGLLAWWRGDGARASVLLARALGDDPEYRLAALLDAALTAGLAPGWARTEERGTDGAR